From a region of the Candidatus Jettenia caeni genome:
- a CDS encoding holliday junction resolvase, with translation MRILGIDYGEKRIGVALSDPLGITAQGLTTIERTQIKEDLQKILNIIQEKEVEEVVVGLPKHMNNTLGDKAHAVLAFVELLKKRVQIPIHTIDERLSTVRANKAMLEGDLSRKKRKERIDMIAAQFILQNYLARTQK, from the coding sequence ATGCGCATACTGGGAATCGATTATGGTGAAAAGCGAATTGGCGTTGCGTTAAGCGACCCACTTGGAATTACCGCACAAGGATTAACAACGATAGAACGTACTCAGATAAAAGAAGACCTGCAAAAAATACTGAATATTATACAGGAAAAGGAGGTTGAAGAAGTTGTCGTTGGTTTACCAAAACATATGAACAATACGTTAGGGGACAAGGCACATGCGGTACTGGCATTTGTTGAACTATTAAAGAAGCGTGTTCAAATCCCTATACATACTATCGATGAAAGGCTCAGTACTGTTAGAGCAAATAAAGCTATGCTGGAAGGAGATCTATCGAGAAAGAAGAGAAAAGAACGAATTGATATGATTGCCGCCCAGTTCATATTACAGAACTATTTAGCGAGAACTCAGAAATAA
- a CDS encoding two-component sensor kinase — MISIRTKLILFISTLIIIIGTFSCFFFLIHLKRQQDNALRKLGTSLVMLLAQDDEVKHALSYTQPAFLDAPIKRIKALDTEGEIGYLCVSDIQKVIIEEKSSRINLNIEELPAREDHQNPDIVFTRHSNASLDEEFFDFSIPVFEKTFSEEAFATQILSEDKIVTETKQRILGFVQIGLSTHKIHENTRHVMVYIIIPLGLSIIIGGICITFFLTRYIISPLQHLTSITLDIAKGNLTRRVNIRSRDEIGQLSINFNQMTAALEKSYTDLRQEVVEHKYTAKLLQRQVKLEELIAVISTSFINLTPNEVDTGINRALEIIGKFLEVDRSYVYLCSNTSEKNIDNTHVWYAEGIEPQVKDLKEVFVERFSREMEKLKRFEVVHVPRVDDLPVCTEAEKESQELLAVQSFIIVPMIYGGSLVGFWGFDSVRTEKTWIEQDITILRIISEIFVNALEHRRKAEMLQKAYDKLEVRVLERTVELLKTNELLKEEIAEHKRAKEELKKYEIVISQMTDLPYICDGKGNVVFVNHMFEKLTGHQPENFLGKSFAPLFDKENLKKAMDAYTRTMEGESPQYELYFKNTNILCEYKNLPLRDENGNTIGVIGIARDVTERRRMEDILRKTNQTLRALISASPVAIIVLDSYGHIKMWNPSAESMFGWKEKELLNHPLPVMLKGKQDEFRFLRNRVLRGESFIGLELRRQKRDGTQVDISLSTAPLCDSHGNIAGIVGILADITEQKRMVDELRYAKNYAENLIETANVMVIGLDIAGTIRIFNEAAEKITAYKKAEIVGKNWFETIVPKDRIPYFWQEFTNWQKNGQLPKTFENPIFTKSGKKRYISWQNTEVREHGKIKETIFFGIDITEQKRTQTLVERLRLISFIKDVSIALSQGNTLYDILRYCTEAIVHNLDAALARIWTLNEKEDMLELQASAGLHTHINGSHSRIPVGKLKIGRIALERQPHLANSIIDDPYISDKAWAKREKMISFAGYPLIVGNHLVGVVAIFLRKPLTEFTTKALASVADIIALGIDRKQAETALRMSESKYRILLENLPQRIFYKDRDLVYVSCNENYARDLHIKPDEIVGKTDYDFFPEAFVEKYRTDDKRIMKSGQTEDIEEKYIKDGRECIVHTVKTPIKDEKGNVIGILGVFWDITEKVALQMESMRSRHLVALGELAAGVAHEINNPITGVINCAQILFDKSSEESREKDIANRIIKEGKRIANIVNSLLSFARPGDRKEKKSIASVHEILSDTLTLSEVQLRKEGIKIRVDIPHNFPEITVHPQQIQQVFLNIISNARYALNQKYPEAHDDKLLEISGKEITVNNLPCLKMIFYDHGIGIPANSIEKVMDPFFTLKPRGKGTGLGLSISHGIINEHGGKIMIHSIEGEFTEVAVILPIFTLKQ, encoded by the coding sequence ATGATAAGTATCCGTACAAAACTTATCCTTTTTATAAGTACGCTGATAATCATCATTGGAACATTTAGTTGCTTTTTCTTTTTAATCCATTTAAAGAGACAGCAAGACAATGCCTTGAGAAAATTAGGCACCTCTCTTGTTATGTTGCTTGCGCAGGATGACGAGGTCAAACACGCATTGAGTTATACGCAGCCTGCATTTTTAGACGCCCCTATTAAGAGAATAAAAGCGCTTGATACTGAAGGGGAAATTGGTTATTTATGTGTATCAGATATACAAAAAGTTATTATTGAAGAAAAATCTTCCCGAATTAATCTCAATATTGAAGAGCTTCCTGCCAGAGAGGACCATCAAAATCCGGATATAGTATTTACCCGCCATAGTAATGCTTCCTTAGATGAGGAATTTTTTGATTTCTCCATCCCTGTTTTTGAGAAGACGTTCTCAGAGGAGGCTTTTGCCACACAGATTTTAAGTGAAGATAAAATCGTTACAGAGACAAAACAACGGATATTAGGTTTTGTACAGATTGGTTTATCTACCCATAAAATACATGAGAACACTCGGCATGTTATGGTATATATTATTATCCCCCTGGGTTTAAGTATTATTATTGGCGGTATATGTATTACCTTCTTTCTTACCCGATATATAATTTCACCATTGCAACATTTAACAAGCATTACCCTGGATATAGCCAAAGGCAATCTCACCCGCAGAGTAAACATCCGTTCTCGGGATGAGATCGGACAATTATCCATAAATTTCAATCAAATGACAGCGGCACTTGAAAAATCTTATACTGATCTAAGACAAGAGGTTGTTGAGCATAAATATACAGCAAAATTATTGCAGCGTCAGGTAAAATTGGAAGAACTTATTGCAGTTATATCAACAAGCTTTATAAATCTTACGCCAAATGAGGTTGATACAGGAATAAACCGGGCGTTGGAAATAATAGGAAAATTCCTGGAAGTTGACCGCAGTTATGTCTATCTCTGTTCTAACACTAGTGAAAAGAATATCGATAATACCCATGTGTGGTATGCTGAAGGGATTGAGCCGCAGGTGAAAGATCTTAAGGAGGTTTTCGTTGAGCGTTTTTCCCGTGAGATGGAGAAACTAAAACGATTTGAGGTTGTCCATGTTCCCCGGGTAGATGATCTGCCAGTTTGTACTGAAGCGGAAAAAGAGTCGCAAGAACTACTGGCAGTTCAGTCATTTATCATCGTTCCCATGATTTATGGTGGATCTCTTGTTGGGTTTTGGGGATTTGATTCGGTGCGGACAGAAAAAACATGGATAGAACAAGATATTACGATACTGAGAATCATTAGTGAAATATTTGTGAATGCTTTAGAGCACAGGCGGAAAGCAGAGATGTTACAAAAGGCATACGATAAACTGGAAGTCCGCGTTCTGGAGCGTACCGTTGAGCTGTTAAAAACAAATGAGCTTCTGAAAGAAGAGATTGCAGAGCACAAAAGGGCAAAAGAGGAGTTAAAAAAGTATGAAATAGTAATCTCACAAATGACCGACCTTCCGTATATTTGTGATGGTAAAGGAAATGTAGTCTTTGTAAATCATATGTTTGAAAAGCTTACCGGTCATCAACCAGAGAATTTCCTTGGAAAGTCATTCGCGCCGCTTTTTGATAAAGAGAACCTGAAAAAAGCAATGGATGCTTACACAAGAACAATGGAAGGGGAAAGTCCTCAATATGAACTTTATTTCAAGAATACCAACATATTATGCGAATATAAGAATCTTCCTCTAAGGGATGAGAACGGGAATACCATCGGAGTTATAGGCATTGCGAGAGATGTTACCGAAAGAAGACGGATGGAGGATATACTGCGAAAAACGAATCAAACCCTCCGCGCTCTTATATCGGCATCTCCCGTGGCTATCATTGTTCTTGACTCTTATGGGCATATTAAGATGTGGAACCCTTCTGCGGAGTCTATGTTCGGCTGGAAAGAAAAGGAGTTGCTGAATCATCCCCTTCCTGTCATGCTTAAAGGCAAACAAGATGAGTTCCGTTTTTTGCGTAACCGGGTATTACGTGGGGAATCATTTATAGGTTTGGAATTACGTCGCCAGAAACGGGATGGGACTCAGGTTGATATCAGTCTTTCAACGGCGCCCCTCTGTGATTCTCATGGTAACATTGCTGGTATCGTTGGCATACTAGCCGATATTACCGAACAGAAGCGAATGGTTGATGAATTACGGTATGCAAAGAATTATGCTGAGAATCTTATTGAGACAGCAAACGTAATGGTTATAGGATTGGATATTGCAGGCACTATTCGGATATTTAATGAGGCAGCAGAGAAAATTACTGCATATAAAAAAGCTGAGATTGTAGGAAAAAATTGGTTTGAAACAATTGTGCCAAAAGACCGTATTCCCTATTTTTGGCAAGAATTTACGAATTGGCAAAAAAACGGACAGTTGCCAAAGACCTTTGAGAATCCTATTTTTACAAAGTCAGGTAAAAAACGATATATATCATGGCAGAATACGGAGGTACGGGAACACGGTAAAATCAAGGAAACGATTTTCTTTGGGATTGATATTACTGAACAAAAGCGAACACAGACATTGGTAGAACGGCTCCGTCTGATATCATTTATCAAAGATGTTAGTATTGCGCTCAGCCAGGGTAATACCTTGTATGATATTTTACGATACTGCACGGAAGCTATAGTTCACAATCTGGATGCAGCGCTTGCACGCATCTGGACACTGAATGAAAAGGAAGATATGCTAGAGTTGCAAGCCAGCGCGGGGCTACATACTCATATAAACGGTTCTCACAGCCGAATACCTGTAGGGAAACTCAAAATTGGCCGTATTGCCTTGGAACGCCAGCCACATCTGGCGAACTCTATTATCGATGATCCCTATATTAGTGATAAGGCATGGGCGAAACGGGAGAAAATGATTTCGTTTGCCGGATATCCCCTGATTGTTGGAAACCATCTGGTTGGGGTTGTTGCGATATTTTTACGCAAACCCCTTACAGAATTTACCACCAAGGCTTTGGCCTCTGTAGCAGATATCATTGCGTTAGGCATAGACCGTAAGCAGGCAGAAACAGCATTACGTATGAGCGAAAGCAAGTACCGAATACTCCTTGAGAATCTACCACAAAGGATATTTTACAAAGACAGAGATTTGGTGTATGTTTCTTGTAATGAAAATTACGCCAGAGATTTACATATCAAACCAGATGAAATCGTCGGAAAGACAGATTACGATTTTTTTCCTGAAGCGTTTGTTGAAAAATACCGGACAGATGATAAACGAATTATGAAGTCCGGTCAAACGGAAGATATAGAAGAAAAATACATTAAGGATGGGCGTGAATGCATTGTGCATACCGTGAAAACCCCTATAAAAGATGAGAAAGGTAACGTTATTGGCATCTTAGGTGTTTTTTGGGATATTACTGAGAAGGTCGCTTTGCAGATGGAATCTATGCGCTCAAGACACCTGGTAGCGCTGGGTGAACTGGCGGCGGGTGTGGCTCATGAGATCAATAATCCCATCACTGGTGTTATTAACTGTGCTCAAATACTATTCGATAAAAGCAGCGAGGAAAGCAGAGAAAAAGATATTGCAAACAGGATTATCAAGGAAGGTAAACGTATCGCTAACATAGTAAACAGCCTCCTGTCTTTTGCCAGACCCGGAGATAGAAAAGAAAAGAAAAGTATCGCCAGTGTCCATGAAATATTGTCTGATACCTTAACTCTGTCGGAGGTGCAGTTACGAAAAGAGGGGATCAAAATCCGGGTAGATATTCCCCACAATTTTCCAGAAATAACCGTACATCCACAGCAAATTCAGCAAGTTTTTTTGAATATTATCAGTAATGCACGGTATGCCTTAAATCAGAAATATCCGGAGGCACATGATGATAAACTCCTTGAGATATCAGGTAAAGAAATAACCGTAAATAATCTTCCCTGTCTGAAAATGATCTTTTATGATCATGGTATCGGTATACCTGCCAATAGTATAGAGAAAGTAATGGACCCTTTTTTTACCCTTAAACCAAGAGGTAAGGGCACTGGATTAGGGTTAAGTATTAGTCATGGCATTATCAATGAGCATGGCGGCAAGATTATGATTCATAGTATCGAGGGAGAATTTACTGAAGTCGCAGTAATTTTGCCGATATTTACATTAAAACAGTAG
- a CDS encoding peptidase, producing the protein MIHIQNTLPKKPELLAPGGDIEKLKTAVEYGADAVYVGGEGFNLRMGAPDITLEEINEATTWIHNRGKKIYITLNIFARNYHIRSIRPYLEKLAEIPVDAVIISDPGIFFMVREIAPHIPIHLSTQANTTNGKSVEFWYQQGIQRIILARELTLGEIQEITENSRAETEVFIHGAMCMSYSGRCLLSSFMTNRHANLGDCSHACRWQYTLKEEKRPNETYPIVEDESGTFILSSRDLCMIQHIPELVRAGITAWKIEGRMKSQYYAAVVTRIYREALDRYFADPDNYIYDERWLSELEKVSHREYGTGFFFGNQGYNSQTTHPGNSYIKEYDYLGTVHNVLSEDTAEVLVKNRISGNTSVEIMGKRLNEDFSQVLMDIRNEQNEPIETANAGQKVLVKVSRPVRKYFMLRKYG; encoded by the coding sequence ATGATACATATACAGAATACATTACCTAAAAAACCTGAACTCCTTGCACCGGGAGGAGATATTGAAAAACTCAAAACAGCAGTTGAATACGGCGCCGATGCTGTTTACGTAGGTGGAGAAGGGTTTAATCTTCGAATGGGCGCACCCGATATAACGTTAGAGGAAATCAATGAGGCTACTACCTGGATTCATAACCGGGGTAAAAAAATTTATATCACCTTAAATATCTTTGCGCGTAATTATCACATTCGCAGTATACGCCCCTATCTGGAGAAGCTTGCTGAAATTCCGGTAGATGCTGTAATTATTTCAGATCCTGGCATTTTTTTCATGGTGAGAGAAATTGCTCCGCACATTCCCATTCACCTGAGTACCCAGGCCAATACAACCAATGGGAAGTCTGTCGAGTTCTGGTATCAACAAGGTATTCAACGGATAATACTTGCCAGGGAATTAACCCTGGGAGAAATTCAAGAAATTACTGAAAATTCCCGGGCAGAAACTGAGGTGTTTATCCATGGCGCTATGTGTATGTCATATTCAGGCCGTTGTCTCCTGAGCAGTTTTATGACAAACCGACATGCAAACCTGGGAGATTGCTCCCATGCATGCCGATGGCAGTATACCCTGAAAGAGGAGAAACGGCCCAATGAGACATACCCTATAGTCGAAGATGAAAGTGGTACTTTTATTTTGAGTTCCAGGGATCTTTGTATGATTCAACATATTCCAGAATTGGTCCGCGCTGGCATTACTGCATGGAAAATAGAAGGGCGTATGAAAAGCCAATACTATGCTGCCGTTGTCACGAGGATATACCGAGAAGCACTGGATCGTTATTTTGCTGATCCTGACAACTACATCTATGATGAGAGATGGCTATCTGAGCTTGAAAAAGTTAGTCACAGGGAATACGGAACAGGATTTTTTTTCGGAAATCAGGGGTATAATAGTCAGACAACGCATCCTGGAAATTCTTATATAAAAGAGTATGATTATCTTGGCACGGTTCATAACGTCCTTTCAGAAGATACGGCAGAAGTATTAGTAAAAAACAGGATTTCCGGGAACACTTCTGTAGAAATCATGGGAAAGCGGTTAAATGAAGATTTTAGCCAGGTACTGATGGATATCAGGAATGAACAGAATGAACCGATAGAAACAGCCAATGCCGGGCAAAAGGTACTGGTAAAAGTATCACGCCCGGTACGTAAGTATTTTATGCTTAGGAAGTACGGATGA
- a CDS encoding ammonium transporter protein, giving the protein MENIQININHVWIMTAACMVFFMQLGFTSYEAGFSQSKNAISASIRNLVVFLISSLVFYAVGFGFMFGVSCMGWIGVSHFFTSGIQEHPGNLGYTFFFFQLVFSATASTIMTGAIAERSCFIPNVAGTVFMVAIIYPIFGHWAWGSLFHSEQYGWLEKLGFIDFAGSTLVHSIGGWFALAGAVAVGPRNGKYNPDGSSNSMGLHNIPLVTLGTFFLWFGWFGFNGGNLLRASAEISLVITNTNLAAATAGISALLFTYAKEKRLNAGKLFTAILAGLVAITAGSSRVNPHGAICIGFIAGIGAILAQDFIEKILKVDDPVSAIAVHGVGGAIGTLCVASFAEKSMLAVESGSRLHQLGIQAAGVAVAFVWSLGLGTFFFWCLKKIVTIRVSPEEEKRGLNVAEYEDVASWLDFIRITRLQDLNTLLEKKVAERTEELQKANIALDKANKLKSEFLATMSHELRTPLNAIIGFAEVLRDEITGTLNEEQKEYISDIHGSGEHLLNMINSILDLSKIEAGKLELHYEVFSIEEAITEVLNMIMGLSLKKGISLKTFIQKDIPSLTADRLKFKQIMFNLLSNAIKFTPESGAISISADLLDQHIQFAISDTGIGIKSEDMDKIFQTFRQLDASYARHYEGAGLGLALTKRLVELHGGKIWVKSIYGKGSTFTFTLPQNPSY; this is encoded by the coding sequence ATGGAAAACATACAAATAAATATTAATCATGTCTGGATTATGACAGCAGCATGTATGGTATTTTTCATGCAGCTAGGGTTCACCTCTTATGAAGCAGGTTTTTCACAATCCAAGAATGCTATCAGCGCTTCTATTAGAAATCTCGTAGTATTTCTCATATCCTCACTGGTATTTTACGCTGTCGGGTTTGGATTCATGTTTGGGGTAAGTTGCATGGGCTGGATTGGAGTAAGCCATTTCTTTACCAGCGGTATTCAGGAACACCCCGGTAATTTAGGTTATACCTTTTTCTTTTTTCAACTGGTCTTTTCCGCTACAGCATCTACCATAATGACCGGAGCTATAGCAGAACGCTCCTGTTTTATTCCTAATGTTGCAGGCACGGTATTCATGGTAGCCATTATCTATCCGATTTTCGGCCATTGGGCATGGGGAAGCCTTTTCCATTCAGAACAATACGGTTGGCTAGAAAAATTAGGGTTTATTGATTTTGCAGGATCTACACTGGTGCATTCGATTGGGGGTTGGTTCGCCCTTGCGGGGGCAGTTGCCGTAGGACCAAGAAATGGCAAGTATAATCCTGATGGGTCTTCAAATTCCATGGGGCTACATAATATTCCGTTGGTAACTTTGGGTACCTTCTTCCTCTGGTTTGGCTGGTTTGGCTTTAACGGAGGAAATCTTTTGCGGGCAAGCGCCGAGATTAGTCTTGTCATTACCAACACGAACCTGGCAGCAGCCACAGCGGGAATTTCTGCGCTCCTCTTTACGTATGCAAAAGAAAAGAGACTGAACGCCGGAAAACTCTTTACAGCTATACTGGCTGGCCTGGTAGCGATAACAGCAGGCTCCAGCAGGGTAAATCCTCATGGCGCCATTTGTATCGGTTTCATTGCTGGTATAGGAGCGATCTTAGCTCAGGATTTTATTGAGAAGATATTAAAAGTTGACGACCCCGTCTCTGCCATTGCAGTTCACGGAGTCGGGGGCGCTATAGGCACCCTCTGTGTTGCATCTTTTGCTGAAAAATCTATGCTAGCGGTAGAAAGTGGCAGCCGGTTACACCAACTTGGTATACAGGCTGCAGGCGTTGCGGTTGCCTTTGTGTGGTCTCTCGGATTAGGAACGTTCTTTTTTTGGTGTCTAAAAAAAATCGTAACTATCCGTGTAAGTCCTGAAGAAGAAAAAAGAGGGCTTAATGTTGCCGAATACGAAGATGTGGCTTCATGGCTTGATTTCATACGTATTACCAGACTTCAAGACTTAAACACTCTGCTTGAGAAGAAGGTTGCAGAAAGAACAGAGGAACTTCAAAAGGCAAATATTGCGCTCGATAAGGCCAATAAACTAAAATCAGAATTTTTAGCAACCATGTCGCATGAACTTCGCACCCCATTGAATGCTATCATTGGCTTCGCTGAGGTTTTAAGGGACGAAATTACCGGAACTCTTAACGAAGAACAAAAAGAATATATCAGTGATATCCACGGTAGCGGGGAACACTTACTCAATATGATTAATAGCATCCTCGACCTTTCAAAAATTGAAGCTGGCAAATTAGAACTTCACTATGAGGTATTCTCTATAGAAGAGGCGATCACTGAGGTGCTGAATATGATCATGGGACTTTCTCTGAAGAAAGGCATATCCCTGAAGACTTTTATTCAAAAAGATATTCCCTCTTTAACAGCAGACCGATTGAAATTCAAGCAAATTATGTTTAATCTATTATCCAATGCCATTAAATTTACCCCGGAAAGTGGTGCGATTTCAATCTCTGCAGATCTTTTAGATCAACATATCCAGTTTGCCATAAGTGATACCGGTATAGGAATCAAATCAGAAGATATGGATAAGATATTCCAGACGTTTCGTCAATTAGATGCCTCATATGCGCGCCATTATGAGGGGGCAGGTCTTGGCCTGGCGCTCACAAAACGTCTGGTTGAATTACACGGCGGTAAGATATGGGTAAAGAGTATCTATGGAAAGGGAAGCACATTCACCTTCACGTTACCACAAAATCCATCGTATTAG
- a CDS encoding two-component response regulator has product MRTRILIIDDEENIRFTLKSFLLDWGYEVVIAKDYHEALAMIDASDFDLIFADIFLEGKTGIDFLREVKNRNMNSPVIMITGVPNIETASDALRLGAFDYISKPILKDTLLRVTKMALQHKALVDEKENYRLNLKAIFNSVKDAIITVDQKLHVLEINEAAKDVCNLSREVIGVPLGSLPKHCSGQCLVSIEETIHKKQPAEVYHIECRHKFRPQQIVSITTYPLLSNKGIFSGVVLVVSDETYLADLARDKKECKQFHTIVGKSEKMQTVYSLIESLSNIQTTVLITGESGTGKGLVAEALHLKGERSHKPFINVNCAALSQNLLESELFGHVKGAFTGAVQDRIGRFQKADGGTIFLDEIGDISPRMQLQLLRVLQEKEFEKVGDSTPIRIDVRIVAATNQNLKEKIRQRKFREDLYYRLKVVEVNLPPLRDRREDIPLLVNHFLNKLNKKINKEIVAISSDVQKIFMEYQWPGNVRELEHTLEHAFILCPQSTITVDYLPGILKGLVEVKTTSGEDITIEESQAILQALEKTAWSRVKAARLLGMSRSTFYRKIEEYKIKMRDI; this is encoded by the coding sequence ATGAGGACAAGAATTCTTATAATCGATGACGAAGAGAATATTCGGTTTACTCTCAAAAGTTTTCTTTTAGATTGGGGATATGAAGTCGTAATTGCTAAAGATTACCATGAGGCTTTAGCGATGATTGATGCATCTGATTTCGATTTGATATTTGCAGACATTTTCCTGGAAGGTAAAACAGGGATTGATTTTTTAAGGGAAGTTAAGAACAGGAATATGAATTCCCCTGTTATTATGATTACCGGGGTTCCTAATATTGAAACTGCTTCGGATGCACTTCGGTTGGGAGCCTTCGACTATATTTCTAAACCTATACTCAAAGATACCTTGTTAAGGGTTACAAAGATGGCATTACAGCATAAAGCGTTGGTAGATGAAAAGGAGAATTACCGCTTAAATCTTAAGGCTATCTTTAATAGCGTAAAGGATGCAATTATTACGGTGGATCAAAAATTGCATGTGCTTGAGATTAACGAAGCAGCTAAAGATGTATGTAATTTATCCCGTGAAGTAATCGGAGTGCCTTTAGGTTCTCTTCCGAAGCACTGTAGTGGTCAATGTCTCGTTAGTATTGAAGAAACCATTCATAAAAAACAGCCCGCGGAAGTGTATCATATTGAATGCAGACATAAATTCCGCCCGCAACAGATTGTCTCTATTACTACATATCCCCTGCTTAGTAATAAAGGCATATTCTCCGGAGTAGTGTTAGTAGTGAGTGATGAGACGTATTTGGCAGATCTTGCGCGAGATAAGAAAGAGTGCAAACAATTCCATACTATCGTGGGAAAAAGTGAAAAGATGCAGACCGTTTACTCTCTTATAGAAAGTCTCTCCAATATTCAAACCACTGTCTTGATTACAGGGGAAAGCGGAACAGGCAAGGGATTGGTTGCTGAGGCTTTGCATCTTAAAGGTGAGCGTAGTCATAAACCATTTATCAATGTAAACTGTGCAGCTTTATCACAGAATTTGCTTGAGAGCGAACTCTTTGGACACGTGAAAGGCGCTTTTACCGGCGCTGTTCAGGATAGGATCGGCAGGTTTCAAAAGGCAGATGGTGGCACTATTTTTTTGGATGAAATAGGGGACATATCACCCCGGATGCAATTACAGCTCTTAAGGGTATTGCAGGAAAAAGAATTTGAGAAGGTTGGAGACTCAACACCTATCCGGATTGATGTCCGGATTGTTGCTGCTACCAATCAAAATTTAAAGGAAAAAATACGGCAAAGAAAGTTCCGTGAAGATCTGTATTACCGTCTGAAGGTAGTGGAAGTGAATTTACCACCATTAAGAGATCGCCGGGAGGATATACCGCTCCTGGTTAATCATTTTTTGAATAAGCTCAATAAGAAGATAAATAAGGAAATCGTAGCAATTTCTTCCGATGTTCAAAAAATATTTATGGAATATCAATGGCCCGGTAATGTCAGAGAACTGGAGCATACCCTTGAACATGCATTTATCCTTTGCCCTCAGAGTACTATTACCGTGGATTACTTACCAGGTATTCTTAAGGGACTTGTTGAAGTTAAGACTACTTCCGGAGAAGATATAACTATTGAAGAATCACAGGCAATTCTTCAGGCGCTTGAAAAAACTGCATGGAGCAGGGTTAAGGCCGCTCGCCTGTTAGGCATGAGCAGGAGTACTTTTTACCGGAAAATTGAAGAATATAAAATAAAGATGCGAGATATATAA
- a CDS encoding two-component response regulator: protein MEISKLIDNLMDHELMGLLLSNVTDLTYIYDTEGNVLFVNKIFEKFTGHRPEEFYGKPFASLYDESSLKEALNMYARTLKGECPQYELYFKNTKVLCEYKNFPLKGEKGDIIGVIGIARDITLRKQREEVKALNESLEKRIAENSIKLVKINEELTEEIYNRKRLESESKQNSKRLQKSLRCIIQTMASVVELRDSYAVGHQRRVAQLACRIAEEMGLSQERIDGVCFAANLHDIGKVSVPTEILGKVEQLTEDELNMLRNHSRVGYDIVKEIESPYPVAQIVLQHHERINRSGYPMSLSDKDILLEAKILGVADVVEAMSFPRPYRSTFGLDKALDEISQNRGILYDLNVVHACLVIFHEKGFKFEQKSYANLRLFEDVLLKI, encoded by the coding sequence GTGGAGATATCAAAGCTTATTGATAATTTGATGGATCATGAATTGATGGGACTATTATTATCTAACGTAACTGATCTTACCTATATTTATGATACCGAGGGAAATGTTTTATTTGTGAATAAAATATTTGAGAAATTTACCGGGCATAGACCAGAAGAATTTTACGGAAAACCGTTCGCTTCTCTTTATGATGAATCTAGCCTGAAAGAAGCACTAAATATGTATGCAAGAACATTGAAAGGGGAGTGCCCGCAATATGAATTATATTTTAAAAATACGAAGGTGCTCTGTGAATATAAGAATTTTCCTTTGAAAGGTGAAAAGGGAGATATAATTGGCGTTATAGGTATTGCCAGAGATATCACCCTCCGTAAGCAAAGAGAAGAGGTAAAGGCGCTTAACGAATCTTTAGAAAAACGGATAGCAGAAAACTCAATAAAACTGGTAAAGATAAATGAAGAATTGACGGAGGAGATTTACAACCGTAAACGGTTAGAGAGTGAATCTAAACAGAATAGTAAAAGGTTACAAAAATCCTTAAGATGTATCATTCAGACTATGGCGTCGGTTGTTGAATTGAGGGATTCTTATGCAGTTGGTCATCAAAGACGGGTTGCCCAACTTGCTTGCCGTATAGCTGAGGAGATGGGTCTTTCCCAGGAAAGGATTGATGGGGTCTGCTTTGCGGCAAATCTTCATGATATTGGCAAAGTGTCGGTACCAACAGAGATCCTTGGGAAAGTTGAACAGCTTACCGAGGACGAGCTGAATATGCTTAGGAATCATTCACGAGTAGGCTATGATATAGTAAAAGAGATAGAATCTCCTTATCCTGTTGCTCAAATTGTGCTTCAACATCATGAGAGGATTAATAGGTCTGGATATCCTATGAGTTTGTCAGATAAAGATATACTCCTGGAAGCAAAAATTTTGGGCGTAGCTGATGTTGTAGAGGCGATGTCCTTTCCCCGTCCTTATCGGTCAACATTCGGTTTAGATAAAGCCTTGGATGAAATATCACAAAACAGAGGTATTCTTTACGATCTTAATGTGGTACATGCCTGTTTAGTTATTTTTCATGAAAAAGGATTTAAGTTTGAACAGAAGTCATACGCAAATCTGAGACTCTTTGAGGATGTTTTGTTGAAAATTTGA